Sequence from the Janthinobacterium lividum genome:
GACGGCAAAGCCGATCAGGTTCGACAGGATGGTAAACAGCACGGCCGTGTCCTTCCACACGCCTTCCCAGAAGTTGGCGAGGATGGCCATGGCCGCGTTGACCACCAGCGACACCATCAGCAGGAAGGCCAGCACCAGCACCAGGCCGAAGGACAGCAAGCGCGTGCGCAGCATGTCCCAGGCGCCCGCTTCCTTCAGCGGCGGTACTTGCCAGATTTCATCGAGGCTGGCTTTCAGTTCGGCAAATACACTGGTGGCGCCGAACAGCAGCAGCGCGCTGGCGATGAGGGTGGCGATGCGTCCCTGCTCATGGTTCTTTGCGCCGGCCAGCACCAGCTGGATGGCTTCGGCGCCCTGCGTGCCCAGCAATCCCTGCAGTTGCCCCATCAGTTCGCCGCGCGCGGCGGCCGGGCCATAGAAAAAGCCGGCGATGGCAATCACCAGCACGAGGATGGGGGCGATGGAAAACAGGGTGTAGTAGGCGAGGGCCGCGCCCTTGCTCGAGGCGCGGTGTTCCAGCCATTCGGTGACGGAACAGACGATGACACTGCGCATCTGCTTGCTGAACGGCGCCAGGCCGGCCAGTCTGGGATAGCGGGTAGAAATATTCATGGTGGCTTTCAATGCAAAAAAGGGGCGCGAGCCCCTTTTTTTATTCACAAGTGGCGTACCACTGTTTAGCTTACTGCACGCGGCGTTCGATGGTGATCTGTTCCACTTCAACGCGGCGGTTTGGTTCCAGGCACTTGATCAGGTCGGCACGCTTCTTGTTATCGCAGGTGACGACAGGATTGGTGGAGCCCTTGCCTTCTGCCGTCAGGCGGTTGGCGGCAACACCGTGGGCGACCAGGTATTCCTTGACTGCATCAGCGCGCTGCTGCGACAGTTTCAGGTTGTACTTGGCCGAACCGATGCGGTCGGCATAACCACTGATGACGACGTTATTGACGTCCGGCGCTGCGTTCAGCACGCGGGCGATTTCGTCAAGCTTGGTCTGTGTCGGGCCCAGCTTGGCGCTGTCGAACGCGAACAGTTCCGTTGCTGCCATCGTCACTTTTTCAAAGCGTGCTGGCGGTGGCGGCGGTGGTGGCGGCACGACCACGACGACTTCTTCACGCACTGGCGGCGGTGGCGGTGGTGGCGGCGGTGCAGGTGGTTTGTCGAACGCGAAGTTCAGGCCCACGGTGACGTAGTAGTTGTTGGCCTTGCTGCTCGGGTCGAACGTATTGCCGCGCAGGAAGCCGTGCACGTTGCGCACGTCAGCCTGGAACGACAGTTGATCGTTGATCGTGGACTGGAAGCCCAGACCGACGCTGGCGTACGGCGAGCTCTTTTTGCGTTCGCCGAAAGCGAAGCTGGTGTCCTTGTCGCGCTGCATGCCGGCACCGACCAGCAGGAAGGGGCGGAAGGCTTTACGCGAGAACATGTACAGACCGTCTACGCCCAGCGTATTTTGCTGGTAGCGCTGTTGGCCATCCTTGGAGCGGGCATACGTGGTGCCCAGCTGGATATCCCAGTCCTGGGAAACAGGTTTACCGAAACGCAAGCCTGCGCCATACCCGGTTTTATCCGTAGCGAAGTCGGAATCTGGCTTGAGTGCGTTGAGGCTAGGTTGAATGTACCAGGAAGGATTGATTTCCTGGGCCTGTGCGCCGAGGGCGGAGCACAGTACTGCGGCGGCAACGGCGATTTTTTTTAGATTATTCACAAGTAACTCCCAACGTTGATAAGAGATTTTCTCTAATGCATCAATGCGACAACTGCCAGACATGCTATTGCTAGAGATAGACAACAATTCCAGGTGCGCTTTCTTGCGATAAATGCACTGCTGTTGGAGTAGAGAATACGGTTGCAGGTTCACGTGGTCGGTGCGTTAGCGCACAAAGCATTGTTGTATATCAATGGTGTTGCAGATTCACGACAACTACTTCGGTGTTGAAAAAAACTAATTCGCCTCCGGAAAATTTTGAAATCACGGCCATATCCTGGCGCCGTAACTGGAGGCAATCGTACGACTTGTTACCAGCATGCCACTGTATATTAGCAACAATGATGAGCTTGATAACTAATATTACATTGATGTTGTATTCCTGCCGCGTTCTGTTGTTTTTCCGGGCTTCTCTTGGGCAACTATCGTGCGCCGCAGCCAGCTCCGCCACTTTTCATCAAGGAGTTACCCGTGCCTGATCACCCCCGTGCTGTTTCTTCCCCGCTGTCCGGCAAACTGGCCCCGCTGGGTCTGCTGGCGGTGCTGCTGTCGCTGGGCATGGCTATGCCGGCCTGGGCCGATAGCGGCGTGTCCCTGTTTTCACCGAGCGGCACGGTCAAGGCCGTGCGCCAGGTACGGGCCCAGTTCTCCACGCCGATGGTGCCGTTCGGCGACATGGGC
This genomic interval carries:
- a CDS encoding YihY/virulence factor BrkB family protein, which codes for MNISTRYPRLAGLAPFSKQMRSVIVCSVTEWLEHRASSKGAALAYYTLFSIAPILVLVIAIAGFFYGPAAARGELMGQLQGLLGTQGAEAIQLVLAGAKNHEQGRIATLIASALLLFGATSVFAELKASLDEIWQVPPLKEAGAWDMLRTRLLSFGLVLVLAFLLMVSLVVNAAMAILANFWEGVWKDTAVLFTILSNLIGFAVIASLFAVIYKMLPRVRLSWRDVLIGAIGTAFMFSLGKYAIGVYIGNSGVASSYGAAGSLVALLLWVYYSAQIFFLGAEFTRQFALQLGSMKDMPKTDDGDVQVKILKRHQS
- a CDS encoding OmpA family protein is translated as MNNLKKIAVAAAVLCSALGAQAQEINPSWYIQPSLNALKPDSDFATDKTGYGAGLRFGKPVSQDWDIQLGTTYARSKDGQQRYQQNTLGVDGLYMFSRKAFRPFLLVGAGMQRDKDTSFAFGERKKSSPYASVGLGFQSTINDQLSFQADVRNVHGFLRGNTFDPSSKANNYYVTVGLNFAFDKPPAPPPPPPPPPVREEVVVVVPPPPPPPPARFEKVTMAATELFAFDSAKLGPTQTKLDEIARVLNAAPDVNNVVISGYADRIGSAKYNLKLSQQRADAVKEYLVAHGVAANRLTAEGKGSTNPVVTCDNKKRADLIKCLEPNRRVEVEQITIERRVQ